In Pelosinus sp. UFO1, one genomic interval encodes:
- the glgA gene encoding glycogen synthase GlgA, whose protein sequence is MIKVLIAAAEAVPFAKTGGLGDVIGSLPKELIKQGVDARVIMPNYLDIPDGFKRQMEFKNHFFVQVGWRQQYCGILEFVYQGVTFYFVDNEYYFKRHGCYGYHDDAERFGFFCRAVLESLAKIDFMPDVIHCHDWHAGMVSVLFDAHYRNVPAYKQIKTLFTIHNLRYQGVFPKEILHDILSLDWRYFNAEGVEFHEGVSFMKGGLAYSDMISTVSRTYAQEIQDPFFGEELDGFLRKRQGDLVGIVNGIDYDVYNPKNDKYICSQYDVEHLEQKMKNKTNLQRRLGLPVREDVPIIALVSRLVGPKGFDLIEHMFFNLVKQAAAVGEEFYDIQLVVLGTGEARYENFFKYMAWQYPGKVSANIMFDDELAHQIYAGADLFLMPSLYEPCGIGQLIAMRYGTLPIVREIGGLKDTVQSYNEQTGEGNGFTFVNYNAHDMLDTINWALKTFQDKKVWNQVVKNAMQSDYSWQQSAIQYVNTYKKLIGQV, encoded by the coding sequence ATGATAAAAGTATTAATCGCAGCCGCAGAGGCGGTACCTTTTGCTAAGACAGGCGGGTTAGGGGATGTAATTGGCTCATTACCCAAAGAGTTAATTAAGCAGGGTGTTGATGCTAGAGTTATTATGCCTAATTATCTAGATATTCCTGATGGCTTTAAGCGACAAATGGAGTTTAAAAATCATTTTTTTGTGCAGGTTGGTTGGCGGCAGCAATATTGTGGAATATTAGAGTTTGTTTATCAAGGTGTTACTTTCTATTTCGTAGATAATGAATATTATTTTAAACGCCACGGGTGCTATGGATATCATGATGATGCGGAACGATTTGGTTTTTTCTGCCGTGCCGTATTGGAATCACTAGCTAAGATTGATTTTATGCCAGATGTAATTCATTGCCATGACTGGCATGCGGGAATGGTTAGTGTTCTATTTGATGCTCACTATCGAAATGTGCCTGCATATAAACAAATTAAAACCTTATTTACCATTCATAACTTACGTTACCAAGGTGTTTTCCCGAAGGAAATATTACATGACATTTTAAGCCTGGATTGGCGTTATTTCAACGCCGAAGGTGTAGAGTTTCATGAAGGTGTTAGCTTTATGAAGGGGGGCTTAGCCTATTCCGATATGATTTCTACAGTAAGTCGGACCTATGCCCAAGAAATTCAAGACCCCTTTTTCGGCGAAGAGTTGGATGGGTTTTTACGGAAACGCCAAGGAGACTTAGTTGGTATTGTAAATGGCATTGATTATGATGTGTATAATCCAAAGAATGATAAATACATTTGCAGTCAATATGATGTAGAGCATTTGGAACAGAAAATGAAAAATAAAACAAACCTGCAGCGTCGTTTGGGGTTGCCAGTTCGAGAGGATGTTCCAATCATCGCTTTGGTTTCTCGTCTTGTAGGCCCTAAAGGTTTCGATTTAATAGAGCATATGTTTTTTAATTTAGTAAAGCAGGCTGCAGCGGTAGGAGAAGAATTTTATGATATTCAGCTTGTTGTCTTAGGAACTGGAGAGGCCAGATACGAGAACTTCTTTAAGTATATGGCCTGGCAGTATCCTGGAAAGGTATCAGCAAATATTATGTTCGATGATGAATTGGCTCATCAGATTTATGCTGGCGCAGATCTATTTCTTATGCCTTCCCTGTATGAGCCTTGCGGCATTGGGCAATTGATTGCCATGCGTTATGGTACATTACCAATCGTGCGGGAGATTGGTGGACTCAAGGATACGGTACAATCTTACAATGAGCAAACCGGTGAAGGGAATGGCTTTACCTTTGTGAATTATAATGCTCATGATATGCTTGACACGATTAATTGGGCTTTGAAAACATTCCAAGATAAAAAAGTCTGGAATCAAGTAGTGAAAAATGCAATGCAAAGCGATTACAGTTGGCAGCAATCCGCCATTCAATATGTAAATACTTATAAAAAA
- the glgD gene encoding glucose-1-phosphate adenylyltransferase subunit GlgD, with protein sequence MLDLMGIINLNEAEEYLGELSRSRSLASVPFAGRYRLIDFVLSNMVNSEISNVGIFIQHKYRSLMDHLRSGKDWDLARKRDGLFILPPAYTKTPMQVHRGDVENIYSNLDYIYQSRQKYVIIAGANMVTNLDYREALAAHKSTGADITILYTKANCGTHDCLRANILEIKADGQVSAIKEFKDSGGYQNMCMEMFIMEKRLLIELVNQCISYGDYDFVKHCIIKNSNKYKVYGYHHQGYVARISSLQSYFQHSMELLNPNIWKELFFKSGLIYTKAKDEPPAKFMQDSEVSNSLIASGCYVEGRVENSILFRGVKVQKGAYIKNSVVMQKGIIASGVMLDNVICDKDVYITANKQLKGEASYPLVIKKGRVI encoded by the coding sequence ATGTTAGATTTAATGGGAATTATTAATCTTAATGAAGCAGAAGAATATTTAGGAGAACTAAGTCGATCTCGATCCTTGGCTTCTGTTCCTTTTGCAGGGCGCTATCGTCTAATTGATTTTGTTTTATCCAATATGGTAAATTCAGAGATCTCTAATGTAGGGATTTTTATTCAGCATAAATACCGGTCCTTAATGGACCATTTGCGCTCAGGTAAGGATTGGGATTTGGCTCGTAAACGAGATGGATTATTTATCCTACCTCCTGCCTATACCAAAACCCCTATGCAGGTTCATCGAGGAGATGTAGAAAATATTTATAGCAATCTAGATTATATTTATCAAAGCCGTCAGAAATATGTAATCATTGCAGGGGCCAACATGGTGACAAATTTGGACTACCGAGAAGCCCTAGCTGCTCATAAAAGTACAGGGGCGGATATTACTATTTTGTATACTAAGGCAAATTGCGGCACTCATGATTGTTTGCGAGCGAATATATTGGAGATAAAAGCCGATGGACAGGTTTCTGCCATTAAAGAGTTTAAAGACTCAGGTGGATATCAGAATATGTGCATGGAAATGTTTATTATGGAAAAAAGATTGCTGATCGAGTTAGTGAATCAATGTATCTCCTATGGTGACTATGACTTTGTTAAACATTGTATCATTAAAAATAGTAATAAATATAAAGTATATGGATATCATCATCAAGGCTATGTGGCTCGTATTTCGTCTTTACAAAGTTACTTTCAGCACAGTATGGAACTACTCAATCCAAATATTTGGAAGGAATTGTTTTTCAAGTCTGGCTTGATTTATACAAAGGCCAAAGATGAACCTCCAGCCAAATTTATGCAGGATTCTGAAGTAAGCAATTCTCTAATTGCCAGTGGGTGTTATGTTGAAGGGCGAGTAGAAAATAGCATCTTATTTCGTGGCGTAAAAGTTCAGAAGGGGGCATATATTAAAAATAGTGTTGTTATGCAGAAAGGCATAATTGCTTCAGGAGTTATGTTAGACAATGTGATTTGTGATAAAGATGTATACATAACGGCAAACAAGCAGTTAAAGGGTGAGGCTAGTTATCCTCTTGTAATAAAGAAAGGAAGGGTGATTTAA
- a CDS encoding glucose-1-phosphate adenylyltransferase has product MHKKKCVAMLLAGGQGSRLGILTQKVAKPAVPFGGKYRIIDFPLSNCNNSGIDTVGVLTQYKPLALNGYIGIGSAWDLDRMNGGVYVLPPFVKEQGGEWYKGTADAICQNSNFIEGFNPEYVLILSGDHIYKMDYSLMLEFHQDKKADATIAVIEVPWEEASRFGIMNTDGDNRIIEFDEKPAEPKSNLASMGIYIFSWALLKKYLAEDEQDISSTHDFGHDIIPKMLADKRNLTAYPFKGYWKDVGTVESYWQANMDLLGEESELNMYDPKWRIYSANPPRPPHYTSATAKVRNSIISEGCLVLGEVENSVIFRDVYIGEGAKIKDSIIMSSVHIEDNVVIDKAIIGRKTVLKQGSIVAADQVAGEQEIVVLDADMMIPPHTKVVGSISCVLTDDDFCKRGE; this is encoded by the coding sequence ATGCACAAGAAAAAGTGTGTAGCGATGTTGTTAGCAGGCGGACAAGGAAGTCGTCTCGGTATTTTGACGCAAAAAGTAGCCAAACCAGCGGTTCCTTTTGGTGGGAAATATCGTATTATTGATTTTCCTTTGAGTAATTGTAACAATTCAGGCATTGACACAGTAGGGGTACTTACCCAATATAAACCGTTAGCATTAAATGGTTATATTGGTATTGGCAGTGCTTGGGACTTAGATAGAATGAATGGCGGAGTATATGTTTTACCACCCTTTGTGAAAGAGCAAGGAGGAGAGTGGTATAAGGGAACTGCGGATGCGATTTGCCAAAATAGTAACTTTATTGAGGGGTTTAATCCAGAATATGTGTTGATATTATCCGGAGATCACATTTACAAGATGGATTATTCCTTAATGTTAGAATTTCACCAAGACAAAAAAGCCGATGCCACTATTGCTGTAATCGAAGTGCCTTGGGAGGAAGCCAGTCGCTTCGGTATTATGAATACGGATGGTGACAACCGTATTATTGAATTTGATGAGAAACCTGCAGAGCCAAAAAGCAATCTGGCTTCGATGGGAATTTATATATTTAGTTGGGCCCTTTTAAAAAAATATTTAGCGGAAGATGAACAAGATATAAGTTCTACTCATGATTTTGGTCATGATATTATACCAAAAATGTTAGCCGATAAACGAAATTTGACAGCTTACCCGTTTAAAGGATATTGGAAAGATGTTGGGACTGTAGAAAGCTACTGGCAGGCAAATATGGACTTATTAGGCGAGGAATCGGAGCTGAATATGTACGATCCTAAGTGGCGCATTTATTCCGCTAATCCGCCTCGCCCTCCCCATTACACCTCGGCAACGGCCAAGGTTAGGAACTCTATTATCAGTGAGGGATGTTTGGTTTTAGGAGAGGTAGAGAATTCGGTCATTTTTCGGGATGTATATATTGGAGAGGGAGCAAAGATCAAAGACTCTATTATAATGTCGAGTGTCCATATTGAGGATAATGTGGTGATTGATAAGGCGATTATCGGTCGTAAGACTGTTTTAAAACAAGGAAGTATTGTAGCCGCAGACCAAGTAGCAGGAGAACAGGAAATTGTAGTATTGGATGCAGATATGATGATACCACCTCATACTAAGGTGGTAGGAAGTATATCTTGTGTCCTAACAGATGATGATTTTTGCAAAAGGGGGGAATAG
- the glgB gene encoding 1,4-alpha-glucan branching protein GlgB, with product MGIDVSPVSEEDLYLFHEGSHFRSYQLLGAHGIEENGARGVRFTLWAPNAKGVKVVGNFNNWQGHQHVLKRVGQSGIWQLFVPHLGVGELYKYEIDTLDGQRLLKADPYAFYAQLRPDTASIVYDLNRYQWQDETWQLEKKKPAYQQPVLIYEMHLGSWRRGEGNRLLTYRELAEILPEYVVSMGYTHIEIMPVAEHPFDGSWGYQATGYFAITSRYGTPEDFMYLIDCCHNRGIGVIMDWVPGHFCKDDHGLRRFDGTPLYEYPDVQRGENVGWGTANFDLGRKEVLSFLISNALFWLDVYHLDGIRVDAVSNILYLNYGREEGQWTPNQYGGNGNLEGAAFLRKLNEVVFARNSHVLMMAEESTAWPMVSWPTYSGGLGFNFKWNMGWMNDMLRYMAIDPVHRKWNHHLLTFSLMYAFSENFVLPLSHDEVVHGKKSMLNKMPGDYWQKFANLRAFYGYWIAHPGKKLLFMGSEFGQFIEWQDHESLDWHLLESPMHKKMQNYCRELNHFYQREKALWEVDGNWQGFQWIDCSDYTQSVICFMRKAMAQGETLLVICNFTPEVHESYRIGVPAMGNYQEVFNSDWEEFGGSGQKNAKIVTAESVSWQNQSQSVEITLPPLATIYLKHKELEQINDI from the coding sequence ATGGGAATTGATGTTTCACCAGTCAGTGAAGAGGATCTATATTTGTTTCATGAAGGCAGTCACTTTCGTAGTTATCAACTCTTAGGAGCCCATGGAATTGAGGAAAACGGGGCTCGTGGTGTACGTTTTACCCTTTGGGCACCCAATGCGAAAGGGGTAAAAGTTGTTGGGAATTTTAATAATTGGCAAGGCCATCAGCATGTCCTAAAGCGGGTAGGACAGTCTGGAATTTGGCAATTATTTGTTCCTCATCTTGGAGTTGGAGAACTGTATAAATATGAAATTGATACGTTAGATGGGCAGCGATTGCTAAAGGCAGACCCCTATGCTTTTTATGCTCAGTTAAGGCCAGATACAGCGTCAATTGTCTATGATTTGAATCGTTATCAATGGCAGGATGAAACATGGCAGCTGGAAAAGAAAAAACCTGCGTATCAGCAACCCGTGCTAATTTATGAGATGCACTTAGGTTCCTGGCGGCGAGGGGAAGGAAATCGGCTGCTAACCTATCGTGAATTAGCAGAGATCCTCCCTGAATATGTAGTATCTATGGGATATACCCATATTGAAATTATGCCTGTTGCCGAACATCCTTTTGATGGGTCTTGGGGTTATCAGGCTACAGGGTATTTTGCGATTACTAGTCGATATGGGACTCCGGAAGATTTTATGTATTTGATTGATTGTTGTCATAATCGTGGTATTGGTGTAATTATGGATTGGGTTCCAGGACATTTTTGTAAAGACGATCATGGACTTAGGCGTTTTGATGGAACACCTTTATATGAATATCCTGATGTGCAGCGGGGTGAGAATGTAGGCTGGGGTACTGCTAATTTTGATTTAGGCCGCAAAGAAGTGCTTAGTTTTCTTATTTCAAATGCTTTGTTTTGGTTAGATGTATATCATCTTGATGGAATTCGTGTTGACGCTGTTTCTAATATTTTATACTTAAATTATGGGAGAGAAGAGGGGCAGTGGACTCCGAATCAATATGGAGGCAATGGGAATTTAGAAGGGGCAGCTTTTTTACGCAAGCTAAATGAAGTAGTATTTGCACGAAATTCTCATGTTCTCATGATGGCAGAAGAGTCTACGGCCTGGCCGATGGTTTCTTGGCCAACTTATAGTGGTGGGCTAGGTTTTAACTTCAAATGGAATATGGGGTGGATGAATGATATGCTGCGTTATATGGCCATTGACCCCGTCCATCGCAAGTGGAATCACCACTTATTGACTTTTTCATTAATGTACGCTTTCTCTGAGAATTTTGTCTTACCTTTATCTCATGATGAGGTGGTTCATGGCAAAAAGTCTATGTTGAATAAAATGCCTGGCGATTATTGGCAAAAATTTGCTAATCTCCGTGCCTTTTATGGTTACTGGATAGCTCATCCTGGGAAAAAGCTCTTATTTATGGGTAGTGAATTTGGACAGTTTATTGAGTGGCAAGATCATGAAAGCTTAGATTGGCATCTCCTCGAATCTCCTATGCATAAAAAGATGCAGAACTATTGCCGTGAATTAAATCATTTTTATCAGCGTGAAAAAGCGTTGTGGGAAGTCGATGGAAACTGGCAAGGATTTCAATGGATAGACTGCAGTGACTACACGCAAAGCGTGATTTGCTTTATGCGTAAAGCAATGGCTCAGGGGGAAACCCTGCTTGTTATATGTAATTTTACACCTGAGGTACATGAATCCTACAGAATTGGGGTACCAGCTATGGGAAATTATCAGGAAGTATTTAATAGTGATTGGGAAGAGTTCGGTGGTTCTGGGCAAAAAAATGCAAAGATAGTAACTGCAGAATCAGTAAGTTGGCAAAACCAGTCACAGTCAGTAGAGATCACTCTTCCCCCTTTGGCTACCATCTATTTAAAACATAAGGAACTAGAACAGATAAATGATATTTAA